In the genome of Candoia aspera isolate rCanAsp1 chromosome 1, rCanAsp1.hap2, whole genome shotgun sequence, one region contains:
- the LOC134490069 gene encoding ubiquitin-conjugating enzyme E2 A-like, protein MVWNAVIFGPEGTPFEDGIYKLTIEFMEEYPDKPPTVRFVSKMFHLNIYADGSICLDILQNHWSRTYDVSSILTSIQSLLDKPNPNSPANSQAAQLYQENKWEYEK, encoded by the coding sequence ATGGTGTGGAATGCGGTCATCTTCGGGCCAGAGGGAACCCCATTTGAGGATGGAATATACAAGCTTACCATAGAATTCATGGAAGAATATCCAGACAAGCCACCTACCGTTAGATTTGTgtctaaaatgtttcatctgaatATCTATGCAGATGGTAGTATATGTCTGGATATTCTTCAGAATCATTGGAGCCGTACCTACGATGTATCATCCATCTTAACATCCATACAGTCTTTACTGGATAAGCCCAACCCAAACAGCCCAGCAAACAGCCAGGCAGCTCAACTATACCAAGAGAATAAGTGGGAATACGAAAAATGA